The proteins below come from a single Balaenoptera musculus isolate JJ_BM4_2016_0621 chromosome 1, mBalMus1.pri.v3, whole genome shotgun sequence genomic window:
- the LOC118880924 gene encoding 60S ribosomal protein L32-like: MMAALRLLRKPKVVKKRTKKVIQHQSDQYVKIKQNCLEPKSRSIDNRMHRRFKGQILMANIGYGSNKKTKHMLPSSIWKFLVHSVKELEVPLLCNKSYCAEIAHNISSKNHKAIVERASQLAITVTNPNTRLCSKENE, translated from the exons ATGATGGCTGCCCTCAGACTCCTCAGAAAGCCCAAGGTTGTCAAAAAGAGGACCAAGAAGGTCATCCAGCACCAGTCAGATCAATATGTCAAAATTAAGCAGAactgtctggagcct AAATCCAGAAGCATTGACAACAGGATGCACAGGAGGTTCAAGGGCCAGATCTTGATGGCCAACATTGGTTATGGGagcaacaagaaaacaaagcacATGCTGCCCAGCAGCATCTGGAAATTCCTGGTCCACAGCGTCAAGGAGCTTGAAGTGCCGCTGTTGTGCAACAAATCTTACTGTGCTGAGATTGCTCACAACATCTCCTCCAAGAACCACAAAGCCATTGTGGAAAGAGCATCCCAGCTGGCTATCACAGTCACCAATCCCAACACCAGGCTATgcagcaaagaaaatgaatag